A window of Sander vitreus isolate 19-12246 chromosome 18, sanVit1, whole genome shotgun sequence contains these coding sequences:
- the LOC144533238 gene encoding uncharacterized protein LOC144533238: MKPKSLPSRLFDRNSASGETLNIRAAKYQRHVDCEDHQESLYHSGHNDSQPVCHNSSQNEKSHREVHFAFLPERYKPLVDEEAQVKAKVEKKKRKKEKYKKVKKNVGKALRSTWKCLMLGLYNFALGYSTPITMAATFVPDFHPGRNTT; encoded by the exons ATGAAGCCCAAATCTCTTCCATCAAGGTTGTTTGACAGAAATTCAGCATCAGGTGAGACTCTGAATATACgagcagcaaaatatcaacGGCATGTGGACTGCGAGGATCACCAAGAGAGTCTGTATCACTCTGGCCACAATGACAGCCAGCCAGTGTGCCACAACAGCAGTCAAAATGAGAAGAGCCACAGAGAAGTTCATTTTGCATTTCTGCCAGAGAGGTATAAGCCACTGGTGGATGAGGAGGCGCAAGTCAAGGCAAaagtagagaagaagaaaaggaagaaagaaaagtacaaaaaaGTAAAGAAG aaTGTTGGCAAGGCACTACGCTCTACCTGGAAGTGTCTAATGCTTGGGCTGTACAATTTTGCCCTCGGCTACTCTACTCCGATCACAATGGCTGCTACTTTTGTCCCCGACTTTCACCCAGGCAGAAATACGACCTGA